A genomic window from Tenebrio molitor chromosome X, icTenMoli1.1, whole genome shotgun sequence includes:
- the LOC138140351 gene encoding uncharacterized protein, producing the protein MSDSTPSDYERLYTVKVNNLDFTTDVSKLRKIFSKYGRIGDVYIVKNPVTNKSRGFGFVKYERKCDAIEAAYAMNGEVMDGRIMRVHLTDKRLRKCLARRVRRSYSSTSSSSDSDDHRYATVKVENLTYRTDERDLKKLFYHCGPIADIYVPRIRKTGLNRGFAFVRFYRKYDAVYAIESLNETRFNGRKIRIVEAKYGKPPPNRNFAHGSSPLAVKYRKHR; encoded by the coding sequence ATGAGCGATTCGACCCCCTCAGATTATGAACGCCTGTACACCGTGAAAGTAAACAATTTGGACTTTACCACGGATGTGAGTAAACTTCGGAAAATTTTCTCAAAGTATGGAAGAATCGGTGACGTCTACATTGTGAAGAATCCCGTGACCAACAAGAGCCGGGGCTTCGGTTTCGTCAAGTACGAGCGCAAGTGCGATGCCATAGAAGCAGCTTACGCCATGAACGGTGAAGTCATGGATGGAAGAATCATGCGAGTGCATCTGACCGACAAGAGGCTGAGGAAGTGCCTGGCGAGACGCGTCAGACGCAGCTACTCCTCTACGTCGAGCTCCTCGGACTCCGATGATCACAGATATGCCACGGTAAAAGTCGAAAATTTGACCTATCGAACCGACGAACGCGACCTGAAGAAACTGTTTTACCATTGCGGTCCCATTGCTGATATTTACGTGCCCCGTATACGCAAGACCGGCTTGAACAGGGGGTTCGCTTTCGTTCGGTTTTACAGAAAGTATGATGCGGTTTATGCCATCGAGTCCCTGAATGAGACGCGTTTCAACGGACGCAAGATTCGTATCGTGGAGGCCAAGTACGGGAAGCCCCCGCCCAATCGCAATTTTGCGCACGGCTCCTCTCCTTTGGCCGTAAAGTACAGAAAGCATCGCTAG
- the Synj gene encoding synaptojanin-1, with the protein MAMYKGFSVLEKSKPPNPHSVLLQRRGKDETLLFESQAVAVLSIPETEVVKKEYTKILDAYGCLGVLQLYSGDSTVLYLVMVTGCFSIGKIGDAEIFRITQTQFVPLHYQQNEDRISEVRKLLNSGTFYFSWYSGPPGGSQLDLTLCAQRRHKTSTTDHRFFWNRMLHVHLVRFGVDCNSWLVRSMCGSVEIRTVYVGHRKALAAVISRLSCERAGTRFNVRGSNDEGHVANFVETEQVIYLENEVSSYLQTRGSVPLFWEQPGVQVGSHKVRISRGYEASKAAFDRHMKTIKERYGKQAIVNLLGTSLIGSKEGEATLSQEFQKHHKESCHNDIPHVVFDYHQECRGGNQINLQKLKTKVEQQLQEFAYYHANGNTTYSLQTGTIRTNCLDCLDRTNCVQTFLGLEILARQLQSMQLIDKRQTVSRFEEVFKQMWINNGNEISKIYAGTGAIQGGSKLMDGARSAARTIQNNLLDNSKQEAIDILLVGSTLSTELADRARTLLPYNTLHAPPHVLREMCKRYTEYTDPLPIRIAVGTYNVNGGKHFRSVVFKDVKLSDWLLDPHVKNSGTLVDTGYTDENRSIPVDIYAIGFEEIVDLNAANIVNTSSENAKSWATELQKVLSRDRQYVLVTYQQLVGVCLYVFVRPEHVPYIRDVAVDSVKTGLGGHTGNKGAAAIRLVFHATSLCFVCAHFAAGQSQVNERNADYNEITRKITFPMSRSLNSHEYLFWCGDFNYRVDMDKDEIKELVKLGDYDKILECDQLMKQQQEGNVFKDFIEGKITFPPTYKYDLFSDDYDTSEKCRAPAWTDRVLWRRRKQSLAITNQLENWTPGKLVFYGRAELKQSDHRPVIAIIDITARKIDETKRQSMFYEVIADMGPPDGTLIVHYDGDSQNDDIFDDQLVTALLEDFTQFGEAILVRFIADTMWVTFRDGQSVLKIMNKTNGRIQEHNLTLSLKTPNWVEQAKEEVGLCSSNTVPLYTSPTQSDYNCLGIPEVKSARPGPPSRPPPPSVKSPVTPRRVPPRAGVISIPINSSAPPSMPPPELPPEDTGIYEEINDDIASAPEPQGPPPPPPRPEPAMPTTPQREPPPVPARSAPPPPLPARPRQ; encoded by the exons ATGGCCATGTACAAAGGTTTCTCAGTTctcgaaaaatcaaagcccCCGAATCCACACAGTGTTCTTTTACAACGCAGAGGCAAAGATGAGACTCTGCTCTTTGAATCTCAAGCAGTCGCTGTTCTCT CCATCCCTGAGACTGAAGTGGTCAAAAAAGAGTACACAAAAATATTAGACGCGTATGGGTGTTTGGGGGTGCTGCAACTGTATTCAGGTGATTCCACAGTATTATACCTTGTGATGGTGACAGGATGCTTCTCAATTGGTAAAATTGGAGATGCTGAGATTTTTCGAATAACACAAACCCAGTTTGTCCCCCTGCACTACCAACAAAATGAAGATCGAATATCTGAA GTGCGCAAGTTGTTAAACTCTGgaacgttttatttttcttggtATTCTGGACCACCAGGAGGATCTCAACTGGACCTAACGTTATGTGCACAAAGGCGTCACAAAACCAGCACAACTGATCACAgatttttttg GAATCGAATGTTACACGTTCATTTAGTAAGATTTGGTGTTGATTGCAATTCCTGGTTGGTCAGATCCATGTGTGGCTCAGTTGAGATCAGAACCGTTTATGTAGGACACAGAAAAGCTTTAGCTGCTGTCATTTCCAGATTAAGCTGTGAAAGAGCTGGAACTAG ATTCAATGTAAGAGGGAGTAATGATGAAGGTCATGTAGCTAATTTTGTAGAGACTGAACAAGTAATTTATTTAGAGAATGAAGTATCTTCATATTTACAAACCAGGGGGTCAGTACCCTTGTTTTGGGAACAACCAGGAGTACAA GTGGGCTCCCATAAAGTGCGAATATCTAGAGGATATGAAGCCTCAAAAGCTGCTTTTGACAGACACATGAAGACCATCAAAGAGCGATATGGTAAACAGGCCATTGTTAATCTTTTAGGGACGAGTCTGATTGGGAGCAAAGAAGGAGAAGCTACTCTCAGTCAGGAATTTcaa AAACATCATAAAGAATCATGTCATAACGACATTCCTCATGTCGTTTTTGATTACCATCAAGAATGTCGCGGCGGTAATCAGATAAATCTACAGAAACTCAAAACCAAAGTTGAACAACAACTGCAAGAATTTGCATATTACCACGCGAACGGTAACACTACATATAG CTTACAAACGGGCACAATTCGAACCAATTGTTTAGATTGTTTAGATAGGACTAATTGTGTTCAAACGTTTTTGGGGTTAgag ATTCTAGCCAGACAGTTGCAATCTATGCAATTAATCGATAAAAGACAAACCGTGTCGCGGTTTGAAGAGGTTTTCAAACAGATGTGGATCAATAACGGCAATGAGATTAGTAAAATTTATGCAGGAACGGGCGCCATACAAGGAGGATCAAAG TTGATGGATGGTGCTCGGTCAGCAGCTAGAACAATCCAAAACAACCTACTCGACAATTCTAAACAGGAAGCAATCGACATATTGCTAGTGGGTTCTACTTTATCGACAGAACTAGCCGATCGGGCTCGAACTTTGCTTCCGTACAACACTTTGCACG CGCCTCCTCACGTGCTGCGCGAAATGTGCAAGAGATACACCGAATACACTGACCCCCTCCCCATTCGTATAGCCGTGGGTACGTACAACGTCAACGGTGGCAAACACTTCCGCAGTGTGGTGTTCAAAGATGTGAAACTGTCCGATTGGTTATTGGACCCGCACGTAAAAAACTCAGGGACGCTGGTCGATACGGGTTACACAGACGAGAACAGATCGATTCCTGTAGATATCTATGCGATTGGCTTCGAAGAAATCGTTGATTTAAATGCTGCAAATATCGTCAACACCAGTAGCGAAAATGCGAAGTCTTGGGCTACAGAATTGCAGAAAGTGTTGTCACGTGACAGACAGTACGTTCTCGTCACGTACCAACAGTTGGTCGGCGTGTGCTTGTACGTGTTCGTGAGGCCTGAACATGTGCCTTACATTAGAGATGTCGCCGTTGATTCAGTGAAAACTGGCCTCGGAGGACACACTGGCAATAAAGGCGCTGCCGCTATCAGATTGGTGTTTCACGCCACGTCTTTGTGTTTCGTTTGTGCTCATTTCGCGGCTGGCCAGTCGCAGGTGAACGAAAGAAACGCCGATTACAACGAAATCACAAGAAAAATCACGTTTCCGATG AGTCGGTCCCTAAACTCCCACGAGTACCTGTTCTGGTGTGGCGACTTCAATTATCGAGTGGACATGGACAAAGATGAGATAAAAGAACTGGTGAAACTCGGAGACTACGACAAAATTCTCGAATGTGATCAGTTGATG AAACAACAACAGGAGGGAAATGTGTTCAAGGATTTCATTGAAGGGAAAATCACTTTTCCGCCGACTTACAAGTACGATTTATTTAGTGACGATTATGACACGAGCGAAAAGTGTAGAGCTCCGGCGTGGACCGATAGAGTGTTGTGGCGAAGGCGAAAACAGTCCCTGGCTATAACAAATCAACTGGAAAACTGGACGCCTGGAAAGCTCGTCTTTTATGGGCGTGCTGAGCTCAAACAGAGCGATCATAGACCCGTTATTGCCATAATCGACATAACCGCACGAAAAATAGACGAAACTAAGCGTCAGAGCATGTTTTATGAGGTGATCGCGGATATGGGACCACCAGATGGCACTCTGATAGTCCACTACGACGGTGACTCCCAAAACGACGACATCTTCGACGACCAACTCGTGACCGCACTCTTGGAAGACTTCACCCAGTTCGGAGAGGCAATATTGGTCCGATTCATAGCTGATACTATGTGGGTCACCTTCAGAGACGGACAGTCGGTTCTCAAGATCATGAACAAGACGAACGGCCGA ATACAAGAACACAACCTGACGTTGTCGCTGAAGACTCCCAATTGGGTGGAGCAAGCAAAAGAGGAAGTAGGTCTGTGCTCAAGCAATACAGTGCCGCTGTACACGTCGCCCACCCAGTCAGACTACAATT GTCTGGGAATCCCGGAGGTGAAGAGCGCGCGGCCTGGCCCCCCGAGCCGACCTCCTCCTCCGTCGGTGAAGTCCCCCGTGACTCCCAGGAGAGTGCCCCCGAGGGCCGGCGTGATCAGCATCCCGATCAACTCGTCGGCGCCGCCTAGTATGCCTCCGCCAGAATTGCCGCCCGAAGACACGGGAATTTACGAGGAAATCAACGACGATATCGCGAGCGCCCCGGAACCCCAAGGGCCACCGCCGCCCCCTCCCAGACCAGAACCGGCGATGCCGACCACTCCTCAAAGAGAACCTCCCCCTGTACCTGCTCGATCCGCACCTCCTCCACCTCTTCCGGCCCGACCTCGCCAATAA